In Legionella beliardensis, the following are encoded in one genomic region:
- a CDS encoding DSD1 family PLP-dependent enzyme, with amino-acid sequence MRDTYLGLAKFALDTPCLVLDKAKLLHNLQVMQNHARLNHVKIRPHVKTHKCSTLAALQLTYGAIGISAAKVAEAEVLIAAGIRNILITSPLVTTHKIARLLACIKQAPETMVVVDNETNAVALNEAAAAEKLSINVLIDIDPGIGRTGIRPEQAIDFGKQIQSLQSLQLKGLQCYAGNLQHISCYEERKKASLAIMQMASDLVKQFKQVGLPCSILTGTGTGTYDIDILASEVTELQPGSYTVMDVEYKRIGSKDDLNYFQTFKPAMTLLTTVISANRNEHVTVDAGTKSIYFDVKHRPEIIKPHGLEYQWGGFGDEHGKVTAAANGILPKLGEVIELIVPHCDPTINLFDKFFVCENDQVVDVWGIDLRGKSQ; translated from the coding sequence ATGAGAGATACCTACCTTGGGTTAGCAAAATTTGCGCTTGATACGCCGTGTTTAGTACTTGATAAAGCTAAACTACTGCATAATTTACAAGTCATGCAGAACCATGCAAGACTTAATCACGTTAAGATTAGGCCACATGTTAAAACACATAAGTGCTCAACGTTAGCAGCCCTACAGCTTACGTATGGTGCAATTGGTATTAGTGCTGCTAAAGTTGCTGAAGCAGAAGTATTAATTGCAGCCGGTATTCGCAATATTTTAATTACTTCCCCTCTAGTCACTACTCATAAAATAGCAAGGCTTCTCGCTTGTATTAAACAGGCGCCTGAAACCATGGTGGTTGTTGATAATGAAACTAATGCGGTCGCTTTAAATGAGGCAGCTGCGGCGGAGAAGCTAAGTATTAATGTGTTAATTGATATCGATCCTGGAATAGGACGTACTGGCATAAGGCCTGAACAAGCCATTGATTTTGGCAAACAAATACAGTCGTTGCAATCGCTACAGCTAAAAGGTCTGCAGTGTTATGCTGGTAATTTACAGCATATAAGCTGTTATGAAGAACGAAAAAAAGCATCTTTAGCAATCATGCAAATGGCTAGTGACTTGGTTAAGCAGTTTAAGCAAGTTGGTTTACCCTGTTCAATATTAACCGGTACGGGGACTGGAACCTATGACATAGATATTCTTGCATCTGAAGTGACAGAACTTCAGCCTGGTTCTTACACCGTCATGGATGTTGAGTATAAAAGAATAGGCTCAAAAGATGATTTAAATTACTTTCAAACATTTAAACCTGCGATGACATTATTAACAACCGTGATTAGTGCTAATAGGAATGAACACGTTACAGTAGATGCGGGCACAAAATCTATTTATTTTGATGTTAAACACCGTCCTGAAATTATTAAACCTCATGGGTTAGAGTACCAGTGGGGTGGGTTTGGTGATGAGCATGGCAAAGTAACAGCCGCAGCTAATGGCATATTACCTAAACTTGGCGAAGTAATCGAATTAATCGTGCCGCATTGTGACCCGACTATCAACTTATTCGATAAATTTTTTGTTTGTGAAAATGATCAAGTGGTTGATGTTTGGGGTATTGATTTAAGAGGTAAGTCACAGTAG
- a CDS encoding thiol:disulfide interchange protein DsbA/DsbL: protein MLKRLLVLFLLFPMLARAEDFVAGKDYEVINSSHTPANKVLVTEFFSFGCPWCYRIEATLNQWAKQQDKKVQFSRVPVIFNKDWAYYAKAYYTADLLNMSDKLNPLLFKAIQVDKTPLNTDQAMVSFFTNQGIDKDTAESAFTHSTTVDMKINEGNAQMARFHINVVPSFIINGQYKTDLQMAQSEERLVKILDYLVNKSTQKQAS, encoded by the coding sequence ATGTTAAAACGTTTGTTAGTGCTTTTTTTATTATTTCCAATGCTTGCTAGAGCAGAAGATTTTGTTGCTGGGAAAGACTATGAAGTCATTAATTCTTCCCATACCCCAGCAAATAAGGTGTTGGTGACTGAATTTTTTAGCTTTGGTTGCCCGTGGTGTTATCGCATTGAAGCCACGTTAAACCAATGGGCTAAACAGCAAGATAAAAAAGTTCAGTTTTCGCGCGTGCCTGTTATTTTCAATAAAGATTGGGCTTATTATGCTAAGGCATATTATACGGCTGACCTATTAAATATGAGTGATAAATTAAATCCTCTATTATTTAAAGCGATTCAAGTCGATAAAACACCTCTTAATACCGATCAAGCCATGGTTAGTTTCTTCACCAACCAAGGCATTGATAAAGACACGGCTGAGAGCGCTTTTACCCATTCAACAACTGTTGATATGAAAATCAATGAAGGTAATGCGCAAATGGCACGTTTTCATATTAATGTTGTTCCATCCTTTATAATTAATGGTCAATATAAAACTGATTTACAAATGGCACAAAGTGAAGAGCGATTGGTAAAAATTCTTGATTATTTAGTTAATAAATCGACACAGAAACAAGCGTCTTAA
- a CDS encoding c-type cytochrome: MKKIVFAIALASTFTVQAADNTTVAPAKAATCVACHGPQGNSTNPLWPNIAGQHASYLEKQLYDFKKVKTRDVPVMTTIAATLSDQDIKELAAYYAKLPLAQGATPQKYVKRGEAIYRGGDLNKHITACIACHGPRGTGNAQANFPVLSGQHAQYTIQQLQTFKEGKRSNDLNEIMRDISNRMNPEDMEAVAYYMQGLH; encoded by the coding sequence ATGAAAAAAATAGTCTTTGCTATTGCTCTTGCAAGCACATTTACCGTGCAAGCCGCTGATAACACAACCGTAGCACCAGCAAAAGCCGCTACTTGCGTTGCTTGCCATGGCCCCCAGGGAAATAGTACTAATCCTCTCTGGCCAAACATTGCTGGTCAGCATGCTTCTTATTTAGAAAAGCAATTATACGATTTTAAAAAGGTCAAGACGCGCGATGTACCGGTGATGACTACTATAGCAGCGACCCTTAGTGATCAGGATATTAAAGAATTAGCCGCTTATTATGCTAAATTGCCATTGGCACAAGGCGCTACGCCACAAAAATATGTCAAACGTGGCGAAGCCATCTATCGTGGTGGCGACTTAAACAAACACATTACGGCTTGTATTGCTTGTCATGGCCCGCGTGGTACAGGAAATGCGCAAGCTAATTTTCCCGTATTATCAGGCCAGCATGCTCAATATACTATTCAACAACTACAAACCTTTAAAGAGGGTAAACGGAGCAATGATCTAAATGAAATTATGCGTGACATTAGCAACCGCATGAACCCAGAAGACATGGAAGCAGTTGCGTATTATATGCAGGGACTACATTAG
- the yihA gene encoding ribosome biogenesis GTP-binding protein YihA/YsxC, with translation MLINPYSKAYFLQSAALVSQLPKDMGYEVAFAGRSNAGKSSALNCLTNVKQLARTSKTPGRTQLINLFALDDERRLVDLPGYGYAKVALNVKQAWQQNLAHYLEVRQCLRGLILLMDCRHPLKDLDQMMIEWAISRQIPVHILLTKVDKISRSEAKNTALKVRKHYDLLPELITVQLFSSLKKEGVDELIQVLNNWYQWP, from the coding sequence ATGTTAATTAATCCGTATTCAAAGGCCTATTTTTTACAAAGTGCAGCACTTGTTTCGCAATTACCTAAAGATATGGGCTATGAGGTTGCATTTGCAGGGCGTTCTAATGCGGGAAAATCAAGCGCCTTGAATTGCTTAACAAATGTTAAACAATTAGCTCGCACGAGTAAAACCCCAGGCCGTACGCAGTTAATCAATTTATTTGCACTTGATGATGAGCGTCGGTTAGTTGATTTACCTGGCTATGGCTATGCTAAAGTTGCTTTAAATGTTAAGCAGGCTTGGCAACAAAATTTAGCGCACTATTTGGAAGTTAGACAATGTTTACGTGGTTTAATTTTACTAATGGATTGCCGACACCCATTAAAAGATTTAGATCAAATGATGATAGAGTGGGCAATTAGTAGGCAAATTCCAGTACATATTTTGCTCACTAAAGTTGATAAAATTAGCCGCAGTGAAGCTAAAAATACAGCGCTAAAGGTGCGTAAGCATTATGATTTGCTCCCAGAGCTAATCACGGTTCAGCTGTTTTCATCCCTAAAAAAAGAAGGCGTTGATGAATTAATTCAGGTATTGAATAATTGGTATCAGTGGCCTTAA
- the acs gene encoding acetate--CoA ligase yields MMDTQEQRDSFWNGLAKQYVDWMAPWDKVSSGDFTSGNIQWFINGKLNVSANCLDKHLPTKGNHTAILWEGDNEHEQKSLTFAELHQEVCLMANGLKSLGIKKGDTVAIYLPMIPEAIMAMLACTRIGAIHTVVFAGFSATALRQRLEASQCKLLITSDSYQRGGKLFPLKLHADEASESLNLKTLVIKHSQAPVSFDPVTNYWWHDIKATVDANCTPEMMDAEDPLFILYTSGSTGKPKGLVHTTGGYLVQVAYSFQQIFAPKADDVFWCTADIGWITGHSYLIYGPLCNGITTLVFGGVPTWPDPARCWKMIDKYQVNIFYTAPTAIRALKRAGDQWLDNTSRQSLRLLGSVGEPISPEVWLWYYEKVGAKRCLIVDTWWQTETGSIMLSPQDKTLQTVKPGCACQPLPGIYPVLLDENYHEIAGAAEGILAIKYPWPSLARTIAGDHPRYRANYFHNGYYITGDGAHRDAESDYWISGRIDDVLNVSGHRLGTAEIESALIAHPDVAEVAVVGVPHAIKGQGIYAFVSLQEGCKPSAKLQDTLIENTKAAIGAIAKPDTIQWVHDLPKTRSGKIMRRVLRLIASDSVNALEELGDLSTLANPQAIEELFKEKSHHTKSSGASMP; encoded by the coding sequence ATGATGGATACGCAAGAACAGCGAGATAGCTTTTGGAATGGGCTTGCTAAGCAATATGTTGATTGGATGGCACCTTGGGATAAAGTGAGTAGCGGTGATTTTACCTCAGGCAACATACAGTGGTTTATTAATGGCAAATTAAACGTTAGCGCTAATTGCTTAGATAAACATCTACCAACTAAAGGGAACCATACTGCTATCCTTTGGGAAGGTGATAATGAACATGAACAAAAATCACTAACCTTTGCTGAGCTCCACCAAGAAGTCTGTTTAATGGCAAATGGACTTAAGTCATTAGGTATAAAAAAAGGCGATACTGTTGCTATTTATCTTCCCATGATTCCTGAAGCAATTATGGCCATGCTTGCCTGTACGCGAATTGGCGCCATCCATACCGTAGTTTTCGCAGGCTTCTCGGCCACGGCACTAAGACAGCGATTAGAGGCATCACAGTGTAAATTGTTAATTACCAGTGATAGCTATCAACGTGGTGGTAAACTATTTCCGTTAAAATTACATGCTGATGAGGCCAGCGAATCGTTAAATTTAAAGACGCTTGTCATCAAACACAGCCAAGCGCCTGTATCATTTGATCCGGTAACCAATTACTGGTGGCACGATATTAAGGCTACCGTCGATGCAAACTGCACGCCAGAAATGATGGATGCAGAAGATCCCCTTTTTATTCTTTACACATCAGGCAGCACAGGTAAACCAAAGGGTTTAGTCCATACGACCGGCGGCTATTTAGTGCAAGTCGCTTATAGTTTCCAGCAAATTTTTGCTCCTAAAGCCGATGATGTCTTTTGGTGTACTGCTGATATAGGTTGGATAACTGGCCATAGCTACTTAATTTATGGCCCACTTTGTAATGGGATTACCACGTTAGTATTTGGTGGTGTTCCTACCTGGCCTGATCCTGCACGCTGTTGGAAGATGATTGATAAATATCAGGTCAATATCTTTTATACGGCTCCTACTGCTATTCGTGCTTTAAAACGCGCAGGTGATCAATGGTTAGATAACACCAGCCGACAGTCATTACGACTTCTAGGCAGTGTCGGTGAACCAATTAGCCCAGAAGTGTGGCTCTGGTATTATGAAAAAGTTGGCGCCAAGCGCTGTCTTATTGTAGATACTTGGTGGCAAACTGAGACAGGTAGTATCATGCTTAGCCCTCAAGATAAAACATTGCAAACAGTTAAACCAGGTTGCGCTTGTCAACCTTTACCAGGCATATACCCGGTATTGCTTGATGAAAATTATCATGAAATCGCTGGCGCTGCTGAGGGCATATTAGCTATTAAATACCCATGGCCCTCGTTGGCACGAACCATTGCTGGTGATCATCCCCGTTATCGCGCTAATTATTTTCACAATGGCTATTATATAACAGGTGATGGCGCACATCGTGATGCAGAAAGTGATTATTGGATTAGTGGTCGAATTGATGATGTGTTGAATGTTTCTGGGCACCGTTTAGGCACCGCAGAAATTGAAAGTGCGCTTATTGCTCATCCTGATGTCGCTGAAGTTGCAGTTGTAGGCGTTCCGCATGCAATCAAAGGTCAAGGAATTTATGCCTTTGTGTCTTTACAAGAAGGTTGTAAGCCCAGTGCTAAATTACAAGACACACTGATTGAAAATACCAAAGCAGCTATTGGCGCAATAGCTAAGCCTGATACTATTCAATGGGTTCATGATTTGCCTAAAACAAGATCAGGTAAAATTATGCGTCGCGTACTTCGTTTAATAGCAAGTGATAGTGTTAACGCCTTAGAGGAGCTGGGTGATTTATCAACCCTTGCTAATCCACAGGCTATAGAAGAGTTATTTAAAGAAAAATCTCATCATACAAAAAGCTCAGGTGCAAGCATGCCTTAA
- the mmsB gene encoding 3-hydroxyisobutyrate dehydrogenase — protein MARIGFVGLGHMGLPMAMNLIKVGHEVTGYDLQQAALDQLTAAGGIAATHLRQAAQQQDIIITMLQTGAQVKEVCLSEEGLYAAAGVSTLHIDCSTIDVATCHYLNQQAEQYHLMMIDAPVSGGVTGAKAATLTFMVGGQDTAFEQAKPLLEAMGKRIFHTGPAGSGQAAKICNNMILGISMIAISEAFILAEKLGLRAEKLFEVVNSSSGQCWALSHYVPVPGILPQVPANQDYQAGFTAAMMLKDLLLSQQAAEKVNVETMLGQQATNIYQQFNQDGFGQLDFSAIIKTIKR, from the coding sequence ATGGCTCGCATTGGATTCGTGGGATTAGGGCATATGGGACTGCCAATGGCAATGAATTTAATTAAAGTAGGTCATGAGGTAACAGGCTATGATCTACAGCAAGCGGCATTAGATCAGTTGACAGCAGCAGGTGGTATTGCGGCAACGCATTTAAGGCAAGCAGCCCAGCAACAAGATATTATAATTACCATGTTGCAAACAGGCGCGCAGGTCAAAGAGGTTTGTCTTAGCGAAGAAGGTCTTTATGCTGCAGCAGGAGTGTCTACTTTACATATTGATTGTTCCACCATTGATGTTGCTACTTGTCATTATCTTAATCAACAAGCAGAACAATATCACCTAATGATGATTGATGCGCCCGTGTCAGGCGGGGTCACTGGCGCTAAAGCCGCTACCTTAACATTTATGGTAGGCGGTCAAGACACAGCGTTTGAGCAAGCAAAACCGCTATTAGAAGCCATGGGCAAACGCATTTTTCATACCGGCCCGGCCGGTAGCGGCCAAGCAGCTAAAATATGCAATAATATGATTTTAGGCATCTCAATGATTGCCATTTCTGAAGCGTTTATACTCGCTGAAAAACTAGGCTTGAGAGCAGAAAAATTATTTGAAGTAGTCAATAGCTCGTCCGGTCAATGTTGGGCACTGAGTCATTATGTACCTGTGCCAGGTATTCTCCCGCAGGTACCTGCCAATCAGGATTATCAAGCAGGTTTCACAGCTGCCATGATGCTGAAAGATTTATTGCTAAGCCAACAAGCGGCTGAAAAAGTTAATGTAGAAACAATGCTAGGCCAACAAGCAACAAATATTTATCAACAGTTTAATCAAGATGGTTTTGGGCAACTTGACTTCTCAGCAATCATTAAAACAATAAAAAGGTAA
- a CDS encoding CoA-acylating methylmalonate-semialdehyde dehydrogenase, which translates to MVYTVPHYIGGQTIINDAANPRTLYNPANGEAIGEVNLADKKICDLAVETALKAWLDWANTAPVKRARILFKFRDLLEKNQRDLAKLVTQEHGKTIDDALGSVARAIEVVELHCGLITQLQGYFTPDVSTDIDCYTLRQPLGVCAGVSPFNFPVMVPIWMMIPAIACGNTFILKPSEQDPSAPVRLLELLTDAGLPAGVANCVQGDKNTVNYLLEHPDISAFTAVASTPVAEFIYKTATANGKRAHTFGGAKNHCVVMPDADINQAAHAIVGAAYGSAGERCMAISVVVTVGEDTANRLLDQLVPLIQAIRVDAGDTQGCDMGPLVSKEHRQRVLQAIDKGVEEGAKLIVDGRSFKHPTCPQGFFLGPTLFDEVDESMSIYQQEIFGPVLVIVRANDFEEAISLVNRHQYGNGTAIFTRDGYSARTYSQRIQVGMVGINIPIPVPVASHPFGGWKHSSFGDTNMHGVESIHFYTRLKTVTSKWPVNKSTHNAFIMPTH; encoded by the coding sequence ATGGTTTACACAGTTCCTCATTATATTGGTGGCCAAACAATAATCAATGATGCGGCAAATCCACGTACTCTTTATAATCCAGCGAATGGTGAAGCAATTGGCGAGGTAAATTTAGCCGATAAAAAGATCTGTGACCTTGCCGTTGAAACTGCTCTGAAAGCTTGGCTTGACTGGGCAAATACAGCACCTGTAAAACGCGCACGTATTTTGTTTAAGTTTCGCGATCTACTAGAAAAAAATCAACGAGATTTGGCCAAATTAGTAACACAAGAACATGGTAAAACAATTGATGATGCCTTAGGTTCAGTCGCGCGCGCTATTGAGGTTGTTGAATTACATTGTGGATTAATTACTCAACTACAAGGTTATTTTACTCCAGATGTTTCTACCGATATTGATTGTTATACGTTAAGACAACCTCTAGGCGTCTGTGCAGGCGTTTCACCGTTTAATTTTCCAGTGATGGTGCCTATCTGGATGATGATTCCAGCAATTGCCTGTGGCAATACATTTATCCTTAAACCCTCAGAACAAGACCCTTCTGCGCCCGTGCGCTTACTTGAACTACTTACTGACGCAGGCTTACCGGCTGGTGTAGCTAACTGTGTTCAAGGTGATAAAAATACCGTGAACTACCTTTTAGAGCACCCCGATATCAGCGCCTTTACAGCTGTTGCCTCGACACCCGTAGCAGAATTTATTTACAAAACGGCGACGGCTAATGGCAAGCGTGCGCATACGTTTGGCGGGGCCAAGAATCACTGTGTGGTCATGCCTGATGCGGATATTAATCAAGCGGCGCATGCCATAGTAGGTGCTGCTTATGGCTCAGCGGGTGAACGCTGTATGGCAATTTCTGTTGTTGTCACCGTTGGGGAAGACACAGCTAATCGCTTATTAGATCAATTAGTTCCTTTAATACAAGCCATTCGAGTTGATGCCGGTGACACACAAGGCTGTGATATGGGCCCGTTGGTGAGCAAAGAGCACCGACAACGTGTATTGCAAGCAATTGATAAAGGAGTCGAAGAAGGCGCTAAATTAATTGTAGATGGTCGCTCTTTTAAACACCCAACTTGCCCCCAGGGATTTTTCTTAGGCCCAACTCTCTTTGATGAGGTTGATGAATCAATGTCAATTTATCAACAGGAAATCTTTGGCCCTGTTTTAGTGATCGTACGAGCTAATGATTTTGAAGAAGCGATTTCATTAGTTAATCGCCACCAGTATGGTAATGGTACAGCAATTTTTACTCGCGATGGCTATTCTGCGCGCACCTATAGCCAACGTATTCAAGTAGGGATGGTTGGTATCAATATTCCAATCCCTGTGCCTGTTGCAAGCCACCCGTTTGGCGGTTGGAAACATTCTTCTTTTGGTGATACAAACATGCATGGTGTGGAGAGTATTCACTTTTATACTCGGCTTAAAACAGTGACTAGCAAGTGGCCGGTTAATAAAAGTACTCATAATGCCTTTATCATGCCCACGCATTAA
- the sidP gene encoding Dot/Icm T4SS effector PI-3-phosphatase SidP, translating to MEKTILRVAEEIELTNTLLDSLKGILGSDFVIKRYSTNASSASNLESSYSERIKSLSQSFQFIAKAVPSQAKKEELNAYLSWCLNACNIESGKTLHDYEDVLARFTAFLIDGLLDYWKEFASLDEAEAKKLAIEMLNRAEQYIIMQEGRPNLATLSMETTFGESKCILQWDKSLPPYTEETLNELQAIKENSLGVTPEWFRELSPISQIYIHASEVQPSTINALKSNLTILEAAWKYVKANMEPAPLLKDLESIAEDKIPVPSWFSQLSNGQQRVFRELASRAVKEGIDCIDSQFTEIRDSLVRVDLINYKDVCNLPYWFLRLPAYEQLFLKKILSESEKVEDVVSYLPSRLRSLPLLANFGEHELLFLYPNGKVKKLGKPRLRSSHLSSRDLEREPANLGQEHSNRNVKQICKYLGESQALFIQTLISPIALPSQLLPDPLLDKHRRHATERLRRELNDIEIYTSNHPLNVAKYVLQTGSYNKECLAILNRAREELLIHNINKQVDQLGIDSQFTNHILSLLALAYAYPKAFNSIRQFINKPKMAEEVGSFAYDDFIKQVFSENAIPEIFNSDLWVEQELDSNKVKQSLDYITTLKSTKPLAFNLATRLTDLAQLYAEYYNVLNSGYGTATIFDYRGRELWLSSLENLIMMYTNGLSYGSCVSGKDRKALELIHTDAMLIYHEIYGAWPSFFDGKEARENFERIVSDLYVTRHAHVHAARGADGAAGIKTPSNYLPKDITEGIKKKAGKQALEIDDRLATNNEVRRIVGLTTHLKPGYARCVVAAMRLSEQNQEQILEKIKLLIGEKSYWQKQLSYRIFVNASPKGIAKIQQVFDEVAVLEELPAGIKTRMLADIYHTVLNRPKDSELRNGGTKALYSIILNLYNSTGSNTEAKDALQKLQEIKAKSFEDNIKDITHTLTY from the coding sequence ATGGAAAAAACAATATTACGTGTTGCAGAGGAGATTGAGCTTACCAATACGCTATTAGATAGCCTAAAAGGTATCTTAGGATCAGATTTTGTAATTAAAAGGTATTCTACTAATGCATCTAGTGCGTCTAATTTAGAAAGTAGTTATTCAGAACGCATTAAAAGCTTATCTCAATCGTTTCAATTCATTGCCAAAGCAGTCCCATCACAAGCTAAAAAAGAGGAATTAAACGCTTACCTTTCATGGTGCTTAAATGCTTGTAATATAGAGTCAGGTAAGACCCTTCATGACTATGAGGATGTACTTGCTCGTTTTACTGCATTTCTTATAGATGGACTACTTGATTATTGGAAAGAATTTGCTTCTTTAGACGAAGCTGAAGCAAAGAAGCTCGCTATAGAAATGCTAAATAGGGCGGAGCAATACATTATTATGCAAGAGGGGCGCCCTAATCTTGCTACATTAAGTATGGAAACAACCTTTGGTGAGTCAAAATGCATATTACAGTGGGATAAGTCATTACCTCCTTATACAGAAGAGACTTTAAATGAGCTGCAGGCAATTAAAGAAAATAGCTTAGGGGTTACGCCTGAGTGGTTTAGAGAGCTTTCGCCTATCTCACAAATTTATATACACGCCAGTGAAGTGCAGCCATCAACAATAAATGCTTTAAAAAGTAACTTAACCATCTTAGAAGCGGCTTGGAAATATGTTAAAGCTAATATGGAACCTGCCCCTTTGCTTAAAGATTTAGAATCAATTGCTGAAGATAAAATTCCTGTCCCTAGTTGGTTTTCCCAACTATCAAATGGCCAGCAGCGAGTTTTTAGAGAATTAGCATCGAGGGCTGTCAAAGAGGGAATAGACTGCATTGATAGCCAATTTACTGAGATTAGAGATTCATTGGTACGGGTTGATTTAATTAATTACAAAGATGTTTGTAACCTACCTTATTGGTTTTTAAGATTACCAGCTTACGAGCAATTATTTTTAAAAAAGATTTTGTCAGAGTCAGAAAAGGTAGAAGATGTTGTCTCTTACTTGCCTAGCCGTTTACGTTCCTTACCTTTATTAGCTAATTTCGGCGAACATGAATTATTATTTTTATACCCTAATGGTAAGGTAAAAAAACTCGGTAAACCTCGGTTGCGATCAAGTCACTTAAGTTCACGAGATTTAGAGCGTGAGCCTGCTAATCTTGGTCAAGAGCATAGCAATCGAAATGTTAAGCAAATTTGTAAGTACCTTGGTGAAAGCCAAGCATTATTTATTCAAACGTTAATAAGCCCTATTGCTTTACCTAGCCAACTATTACCTGACCCTTTGTTAGATAAACACCGAAGGCATGCAACAGAGCGCCTACGTCGAGAGCTAAATGATATAGAGATTTATACAAGTAATCACCCTCTTAATGTTGCGAAATATGTGCTCCAAACAGGTTCTTATAATAAAGAATGCTTAGCGATATTAAATAGGGCACGCGAAGAACTATTAATTCATAATATCAATAAGCAAGTTGATCAATTAGGGATTGATAGTCAATTCACAAATCATATCTTGAGTCTTCTGGCTTTAGCCTATGCATACCCTAAAGCGTTTAACTCAATTAGGCAATTTATAAATAAGCCTAAGATGGCAGAAGAAGTCGGCTCTTTTGCTTATGATGATTTTATCAAGCAGGTTTTTAGCGAAAATGCTATTCCTGAGATTTTTAATTCAGATTTATGGGTTGAGCAGGAGCTTGATAGCAACAAAGTTAAACAGAGTCTTGATTATATAACAACCTTAAAATCTACTAAGCCTTTAGCTTTTAACTTAGCGACCCGGTTAACAGATTTAGCTCAACTTTACGCAGAATATTACAATGTTCTTAACTCAGGATATGGTACTGCAACCATATTTGATTATCGAGGAAGAGAATTATGGTTAAGTTCCCTTGAGAACTTAATCATGATGTATACCAACGGCCTAAGTTATGGCTCATGTGTAAGTGGTAAAGATAGGAAAGCGTTAGAGCTAATTCATACCGATGCCATGTTAATTTATCATGAAATTTATGGCGCCTGGCCAAGTTTTTTCGATGGCAAGGAAGCAAGAGAAAATTTTGAGCGTATTGTCTCCGATTTGTATGTTACTCGCCATGCGCATGTGCATGCAGCGCGTGGTGCTGACGGTGCTGCAGGTATTAAAACCCCATCTAATTATTTGCCCAAAGACATAACAGAGGGTATTAAGAAAAAAGCTGGTAAGCAGGCATTAGAAATTGATGATAGATTAGCAACGAATAATGAGGTAAGACGTATTGTAGGGCTTACCACTCACCTTAAACCTGGTTATGCACGCTGTGTTGTTGCTGCCATGCGTCTATCTGAACAAAACCAAGAGCAAATTTTAGAAAAAATTAAACTACTCATAGGCGAGAAGAGTTATTGGCAGAAACAGCTTAGTTATCGAATATTTGTTAATGCATCGCCTAAAGGAATTGCTAAAATACAACAAGTATTTGATGAAGTGGCAGTGCTAGAAGAATTACCTGCAGGAATTAAAACACGCATGCTTGCTGATATCTATCATACCGTTTTAAACAGACCAAAAGACTCAGAGCTAAGAAATGGCGGGACGAAAGCCTTATATAGCATTATATTAAATTTATACAATTCAACAGGCTCTAACACAGAAGCTAAGGATGCATTACAAAAATTACAGGAGATTAAAGCGAAATCATTTGAAGATAATATAAAAGATATAACGCATACTTTAACCTATTAA
- a CDS encoding DUF3775 domain-containing protein → MLNLNYGIICDILIKARQFQAKEEVSFPEMTDDMDASYVLADYADDLVYQEVVGAINNLRPDQQATLVALMYVGRGDYTVEEWGEAFAFAEERWTEQTGEYLLSRPTMPDDIERGLDALSIACE, encoded by the coding sequence ATGTTAAACCTTAATTATGGCATCATTTGTGACATTTTAATTAAAGCAAGGCAATTTCAAGCAAAAGAAGAAGTAAGTTTTCCTGAAATGACTGATGATATGGATGCCTCTTATGTCTTGGCTGATTATGCGGATGATTTAGTTTATCAAGAAGTAGTTGGTGCTATTAATAATCTAAGGCCTGATCAGCAGGCAACGCTCGTCGCACTCATGTATGTAGGTCGAGGGGATTACACTGTTGAAGAGTGGGGTGAGGCATTTGCTTTTGCCGAAGAAAGATGGACAGAGCAGACTGGAGAGTATTTATTATCAAGACCAACTATGCCAGACGACATAGAAAGAGGATTGGATGCTTTAAGTATAGCATGTGAGTAA